From the genome of Odocoileus virginianus isolate 20LAN1187 ecotype Illinois chromosome 16, Ovbor_1.2, whole genome shotgun sequence, one region includes:
- the ANKRD34C gene encoding ankyrin repeat domain-containing protein 34C — translation MMDDDTELRTDGNSLLKAVWLGRLRLTRLLLEGGAYINESNDKGETALMVACITKHVDQQSISKSKMVKYLLDNRADPNIQDKSGKTALIHACIRRAGGDVVSLLLENGADPSLEDRTGASALVYAINADDKDALRHLLDACKAKGKEVIIITTDKSSSGTKTTKQYLNVPPSPKEEDRQSPPPCASPSEVELKALGLGSPPSEKEDDFFSLQSGHPSSCNTAKALNEPGSPARKVGNLKRARLPQLKRLQSEPWGLTAPSVLAAACMCQDETHGVGMDGEVKSIGDVSFPRRGPLSRTSSIDGKDASLVHMVTEQVVKIPVSSAPASWKAAYEKTQAPHPRLARRGTLSIDQEKVGICPTGPSALKDAVTLKRLENDLYDLELQPGADLPTPISLESGKGPLDRKKLNSSHLSLFQGSRESLDAVSSTSPNSARRRPPHLLERRGSGTLLLDRISQTRPGFLPPLNVNLNPPIPDIRVSSKPSSPLASGLKSMVPVAPSSPKRVDLRSKKKLLRRHSMQVEQMKQLSDFEEIMT, via the coding sequence ATGATGGACGATGACACCGAACTGAGGACGGACGGAAACTCACTTTTAAAGGCTGTGTGGCTCGGGAGACTCAggctgaccaggctcctcctggAAGGGGGCGCGTACATCAACGAAAGCAATGACAAGGGGGAGACGGCTCTCATGGTGGCGTGCATCACCAAGCACGTGGACCAGCAGAGCATTAGCAAGTCCAAGATGGTCAAGTACCTGCTGGACAACAGGGCAGACCCCAATATCCAGGATAAGTCTGGCAAGACCGCCCTCATCCACGCCTGTATCCGAAGAGCTGGGGGGGACGTGGTCTCCCTACTGCTGGAGAACGGAGCAGACCCCAGCCTTGAGGACCGCACTGGGGCTTCAGCTCTGGTTTATGCCATAAACGCAGATGACAAGGATGCATTGAGACATCTTCTGGATGCCTGCAAGGCCAAAGGCAAGGAGGTGATTATCATAACGACAGACAAGTCGTCTTCGGGCACCAAAACCACCAAACAGTATCTGAATGTTCCCCCTTCACCCAAAGAGGAAGATAGACAGTCGCCTCCCCCATGTGCTTCTCCATCTGAGGTTGAACTGAAGGCTCTAGGCCTGGGCTCTCCACCCAGCGAGAAGGAAGATGACTTCTTTAGCCTCCAATCAGGGCATCCAAGTAGTTGCAACACTGCCAAGGCTCTTAATGAACCTGGGTCGCCTGCTCGGAAAGTTGGGAATCTCAAAAGGGCCCGCCTGCCTCAGCTGAAGAGGCTCCAGTCTGAGCCCTGGGGCCTGACTGCACCCTCTGTGTTGGCCGCTGCCTGCATGTGTCAGGACGAGACCCACGGTGTGGGCATGGATGGCGAGGTCAAGAGCATCGGTGATGTGTCCTTCCCCAGAAGGGGCCCCCTCTCCAGAACCAGCAGCATTGATGGCAAAGATGCCAGCCTCGTCCACATGGTCACGGAACAGGTTGTGAAGATCCCAGTCTCTTCGGCACCAGCCTCGTGGAAGGCAGCCTATGAGAAGACTCAGGCTCCCCACCCACGTCTGGCCAGAAGAGGCACTCTTTCTATCGACCAAGAGAAAGTGGGCATCTGCCCAACAGGTCCTTCTGCTCTCAAAGACGCCGTGACCCTCAAACGGCTGGAGAATGACCTCTATGATTTAGAGTTACAGCCTGGGGCTGACctgcccacccccatctccctAGAATCAGGCAAAGGACCACTGGATCGCAAGAAGCTCAACAGCTCCCACCTGTCTCTCTTCCAGGGCTCCAGGGAGTCCCTGGACGCTGTATCCAGCACATCACCCAACTCAGCCCGCCGCAGGCCACCCCATCTTCTAGAAAGACGAGGCTCTGGAACCTTGCTCCTAGACCGAATTTCTCAGACCAGGCCTGGCTTCCTTCCACCTTTAAATGTAAATCTGAACCCACCTATCCCGGATATTAGAGTGAGCAGCAAACCTTCCTCTCCACTTGCTAGTGGCTTAAAATCCATGGTTCCTGTCGCTCCAAGCTCACCAAAGAGAGTTGACTTGAGAAGTAAAAAGAAACTCCTCCGGAGGCATTCTATGCAAGTTGAGCAGATGAAGCAGCTATCTGACTTTGAGGAAATCATGACGTAG